The following proteins are encoded in a genomic region of Magallana gigas chromosome 1, xbMagGiga1.1, whole genome shotgun sequence:
- the LOC105330552 gene encoding uncharacterized protein isoform X2: MLIRRIKKMFKIVLQGILYIAMTFTMAIDKRAANVGPGTCFVCVQEPTFSNCLRNTTTCQQNEVCFTSENVDENGIVRYNGGCLSEQACRLVSGQAVVTTTAPMGNLIGRKRDTPSNCFTCCSTDTGANRPCNDHKCPTGLGHVAASSTSIAQSNCIDGENCQQYADFFCSPSNPSGIDICPITCKKPSCVGHVPASTTTIANPKCTDAMNCQQYADFFCSPSNPSGIDVCPITCKNPICVDLMEAAVMRTGQ; this comes from the exons atgttaattcgcagaataaaaaaaatgttcaaaatagtCTTACAAG GTATTTTATACATTGCTATGACTTTCACAATGGCTATTGATAAGAGAGCAG CGAACGTTGGACCCGGAACGTGTTTTGTGTGTGTCCAAGAACCGACGTTTTCAAACTGTCTACGAAATACAACAACTTGTCAACAAAATGAG gTGTGTTTTACATCGGAAAATGTCGATGAAAACGGGATTGTACGGTATAATGGCGGATGTCTCTCTGAACAG GCTTGTAGACTGGTTTCGGGACAAGCTGTCGTAACTACGACTGCACCAATGGGGAATCTAATCGGGAGAAAAAGGGACACACCGTCTAACTGTTTCACGTGTTGTTCAACTGATACAGGAGCAAACAGACCATGTAATGATCATAAATGCCCGACAGGTTTGG GACATGTAGCTGCTTCATCTACATCAA TCGCACAGTCTAACTGTATTGATGGAGAAAATTGTCAACAGTATGCCGACTTCTTCTGCAGCCCAAGCAATCCTTCCGGAATAGACATTTGCCCAATTACCTGCAAAAAACCCAGCTGTGTTG GACATGTACCTGCTTCAACTACAACAA TTGCAAACCCTAAGTGCACTGACGCAATGAACTGTCAGCAGTATGCCGACTTCTTCTGCAGTCCAAGCAACCCATCAGGAATAGACGTGTGTCCAATTACATGCAAAAACCCTATTTGTGTTG ATTTAATGGAGGCAGCTGTGATGAGAACTGGACAGTGA
- the LOC105330552 gene encoding uncharacterized protein isoform X1 translates to MLIRRIKKMFKIVLQGILYIAMTFTMAIDKRAANVGPGTCFVCVQEPTFSNCLRNTTTCQQNEVCFTSENVDENGIVRYNGGCLSEQACRLVSGQAVVTTTAPMGNLIGRKRDTPSNCFTCCSTDTGANRPCNDHKCPTGLGHVAASSTSIAQSNCIDGENCQQYADFFCSPSNPSGIDICPITCKKPSCVGHVPASTTTRHVAATTLLIANPKCTDAMNCQQYADFFCSPSNPSGIDVCPITCKNPICVDLMEAAVMRTGQ, encoded by the exons atgttaattcgcagaataaaaaaaatgttcaaaatagtCTTACAAG GTATTTTATACATTGCTATGACTTTCACAATGGCTATTGATAAGAGAGCAG CGAACGTTGGACCCGGAACGTGTTTTGTGTGTGTCCAAGAACCGACGTTTTCAAACTGTCTACGAAATACAACAACTTGTCAACAAAATGAG gTGTGTTTTACATCGGAAAATGTCGATGAAAACGGGATTGTACGGTATAATGGCGGATGTCTCTCTGAACAG GCTTGTAGACTGGTTTCGGGACAAGCTGTCGTAACTACGACTGCACCAATGGGGAATCTAATCGGGAGAAAAAGGGACACACCGTCTAACTGTTTCACGTGTTGTTCAACTGATACAGGAGCAAACAGACCATGTAATGATCATAAATGCCCGACAGGTTTGG GACATGTAGCTGCTTCATCTACATCAA TCGCACAGTCTAACTGTATTGATGGAGAAAATTGTCAACAGTATGCCGACTTCTTCTGCAGCCCAAGCAATCCTTCCGGAATAGACATTTGCCCAATTACCTGCAAAAAACCCAGCTGTGTTG GACATGTACCTGCTTCAACTACAACAA gaCATGTAGCTGCCACAACTTTATTAA TTGCAAACCCTAAGTGCACTGACGCAATGAACTGTCAGCAGTATGCCGACTTCTTCTGCAGTCCAAGCAACCCATCAGGAATAGACGTGTGTCCAATTACATGCAAAAACCCTATTTGTGTTG ATTTAATGGAGGCAGCTGTGATGAGAACTGGACAGTGA